A single genomic interval of Granulicella tundricola MP5ACTX9 harbors:
- a CDS encoding rhamnogalacturonan acetylesterase: MRLRSGILALLFLSVFVTAGLAQAPGEKPGDPVAPFTTDPTLNARLNLPVPKNPGLPTLFLVGDSTVRNGKGDGANNQMGWGEPLVAYFDLTKINVVNRAIGGRSSRTYITEGHWADVLAMMKPGDVVLFQFGHNDSGPLDDTARARGTINGVGDESKEIENPILKRHETVHTYGWYMAEYVTETLAKGATPIVCSLIPRKTWKDGKIVRSGGDSYGGWAKHVAEAKHVGFIDLNSIIADRYDAMGEAAVEPLFGDPHTHTTLAGAQINAEAVVKGLKALPNDPVGKDFSAMGMAVK, encoded by the coding sequence ATGCGCCTACGTTCCGGCATTCTCGCTCTCCTCTTCCTTTCTGTTTTCGTTACGGCAGGTTTGGCGCAGGCTCCGGGCGAGAAGCCGGGGGACCCGGTGGCTCCGTTTACGACGGACCCTACGCTGAACGCGAGGCTGAATCTGCCGGTGCCGAAGAACCCGGGGCTGCCTACGCTGTTCCTGGTGGGGGATTCCACGGTGCGGAACGGTAAGGGCGACGGGGCGAACAACCAGATGGGCTGGGGTGAGCCGCTGGTGGCGTACTTCGACCTGACGAAGATCAATGTGGTAAACCGGGCCATTGGCGGGCGGTCCAGCCGGACTTACATCACGGAGGGGCACTGGGCGGATGTGCTGGCCATGATGAAGCCTGGAGATGTGGTGCTGTTTCAGTTCGGGCATAACGACAGCGGGCCGCTGGACGATACGGCCCGGGCGCGGGGGACGATCAACGGCGTCGGCGACGAGAGCAAGGAGATCGAGAATCCGATCCTGAAGCGGCATGAGACGGTGCATACGTACGGGTGGTACATGGCCGAGTATGTGACTGAGACTCTGGCCAAGGGTGCGACGCCGATCGTCTGCTCGCTGATTCCGCGGAAGACGTGGAAGGACGGCAAGATTGTGCGGAGCGGCGGCGACAGCTATGGCGGCTGGGCCAAGCATGTGGCTGAGGCGAAGCATGTGGGGTTCATCGACCTCAACTCGATCATTGCGGACCGGTATGACGCGATGGGTGAGGCTGCGGTAGAACCACTGTTCGGCGATCCGCATACGCATACGACCCTGGCGGGGGCGCAGATCAATGCGGAGGCTGTGGTGAAGGGGTTAAAGGCTCTGCCGAATGATCCGGTGGGGAAGGATTTCTCGGCTATGGGGATGGCGGTGAAGTAG